The Xenopus laevis strain J_2021 chromosome 5L, Xenopus_laevis_v10.1, whole genome shotgun sequence genome has a segment encoding these proteins:
- the tjap1.L gene encoding uncharacterized protein LOC735235 isoform X2, translated as MTSTASTKKPYRKAPPQHRETRHEPPGPREDVPEKEPQTEGERIQFLQHQNDELGRRLAYATTKMEAMEHEVDARGQYLEMELNRNREELEKLKDKFRRLQNSYTASQRANQDLEEKLHTLIKKAEMDRKTLDWEIVELTNKLLDAKTTINKLEELNDRYRQDCNLAVQLLKCNKSHFRNHKFADLPYKLQDLVSKHMQISVTSPGSGQDSPSGLSQSDVVPTSVIARVLEKPESLILNSATSSSGSGPTAEDVFVHVDMSGCGERSREGRQQQNGSLQHQGSVDSTSEDPPTFEKLNPYPTPPPPHPMYPGRKVIEFSDEKVRIPKNSPLPNCTYATRQAISLSLVQGEDGSPDRHRTVPNSPASTASYPQRARSADNPARSPLSSAAPSSASSEEDMLANWQRMFVERAAPSTEGSMAHRTSYSRDTAVELQKRFSSSMQELSIAAQAFSDRESFGLSWAGSRESSFEADSMGNRRGHLPNEYGKEFSQEEAQDLLSGTVEEEEEEPEEHLVPSEEAEEEERIMEEERIIEEDVVQKTLVEGDDGLFMENRPSARPHRSPKRMGVHHLHRKDSLTRAQEQGNLLN; from the exons ATGACCAGCACTGCCTCCACCAAGAAGCCTTACCGTAAAGCTCCGCCGCAGCACCGGGAGACACGGCATGAGCCACCAGGGCCTCGAGAGGATGTGCCGGAGAAA GAGCCGCAGACAGAAGGGGAGCGTATCCA GTTTCTGCAGCACCAAAATGATGAGTTGGGTCGCCGCCTGGCCTATGCCACCACCAAAATGGAAGCCATGGAACATGAAGTGGATGCTCGGGGTCAGTACTTAGAGATGGAACTTAACCGCAACAGAGAGGAACTGGAAAAACTTAAGGACAAATTCCGAAG GCTACAGAACAGCTACACCGCCTCCCAGAGAGCCAATCAGGACCTGGAGGAGAAGCTGCATACTCTG ATAAAGAAAGCCGAGATGGACAGGAAAACCTTGGACTGGGAGATTGTGGAGCTCACCAACAAACTGCTGGATGCAAAAACCACTATCAACAAACTGGAAGAGCTGAAT GACCGGTATCGGCAAGACTGTAACCTTGCTGTGCAGCTCTTGAAATGTAACAAGTCGCACTTCCGGAACCACAAGTTTGCCGAT CTTCCCTACAAGCTTCAGGACCTCGTCTCCAAACATATGCAAATTTCTGTCACTTCGCCGGGCTCTGGGCAGGATAGCCCATCAGGCCTTTCACAGTCCGATGTGGTGCCCACCTCCGTCATTGCACGAGTGCTGGAAAAGCCAGAGTCCTTAATTCTAAACTCTGCCACCTCCAGTAGTGGCAGCGGCCCGACGGCAGAGGATGTCTTTGTGCACGTGGACATGAGCGGTTGtggagagagatcgagagagggCCGGCAGCAGCAGAATGGGAGTCTCCAGCACCAGGGCAGTGTAGATAGTACTTCAGAAGATCCACCCACCTTTGAAAAACTCAACCCATATCCTACCCCTCCTCCGCCTCACCCAATGTACCCTGGACGCAAAGTCATTGAGTTCTCCGATGAGAAGGTGAGGATCCCAAAAAACAGCCCACTGCCCAACTGCACCTATGCAACCCGCCAAGCCATTTCTCTCAGCTTAGTGCAAGGGGAGGATGGCAGCCCAGACCGACATCGTACTGTACCCAACAGCCCAGCATCCACAGCTAGCTACCCACAGAGGGCACGCAGCGCAGATAACCCTGCCCGTTCTCCCCTGAGCAGTGCCGCTCCCAGCTCGGCAAGCTCGGAGGAGGACATGTTGGCCAATTGGCAACGAATGTTTGTTGAAAGGGCTGCACCCAGCACAGAGGGGTCTATGGCCCACCGTACATCATACAGCAGGGACACGGCAGTGGAGCTCCAGAAGAGGTTCAGTAGCTCCATGCAGGAACTCAGTATCGCAGCACAGGCTTTTTCTGACCGCGAAAGCTTTGGTCTTAGCTGGGCAGGAAGCAGAGAGTCCAGCTTTGAAGCAGATAGCATGGGAAACCGCAGAGGGCACTTGCCCAATGAGTATGGGAAGGAGTTCTCCCAGGAAGAGGCCCAGGACTTGCTCTCTGGAACagtggaggaggaagaggaggagccagAAGAACATCTGGTGCCTTCAGAGGAAGCAGAAGAGGAGGAGAGAATAATGGAGGAGGAGAGAATAATAGAAGAAGATGTCGTTCAAAAGACTCTGGTAGAGGGAGATGATGGGCTATTTATGGAGAATCGCCCGAGTGCACGCCCGCACCGCAGCCCAAAAAGGATGGGTGTTCATCACCTTCACAGAAAGGACAGCCTGACACGTGCTCAGGAGCAGGGGAACCTGCTCAATTAG
- the tjap1.L gene encoding uncharacterized protein LOC735235 isoform X3: MTSTASTKKPYRKAPPQHRETRHEPPGPREDVPEKVSQEPQTEGERIQFLQHQNDELGRRLAYATTKMEAMEHEVDARGQYLEMELNRNREELEKLKDKFRRLQNSYTASQRANQDLEEKLHTLIKKAEMDRKTLDWEIVELTNKLLDAKTTINKLEELNLPYKLQDLVSKHMQISVTSPGSGQDSPSGLSQSDVVPTSVIARVLEKPESLILNSATSSSGSGPTAEDVFVHVDMSGCGERSREGRQQQNGSLQHQGSVDSTSEDPPTFEKLNPYPTPPPPHPMYPGRKVIEFSDEKVRIPKNSPLPNCTYATRQAISLSLVQGEDGSPDRHRTVPNSPASTASYPQRARSADNPARSPLSSAAPSSASSEEDMLANWQRMFVERAAPSTEGSMAHRTSYSRDTAVELQKRFSSSMQELSIAAQAFSDRESFGLSWAGSRESSFEADSMGNRRGHLPNEYGKEFSQEEAQDLLSGTVEEEEEEPEEHLVPSEEAEEEERIMEEERIIEEDVVQKTLVEGDDGLFMENRPSARPHRSPKRMGVHHLHRKDSLTRAQEQGNLLN; the protein is encoded by the exons ATGACCAGCACTGCCTCCACCAAGAAGCCTTACCGTAAAGCTCCGCCGCAGCACCGGGAGACACGGCATGAGCCACCAGGGCCTCGAGAGGATGTGCCGGAGAAAGTGAGTCAG GAGCCGCAGACAGAAGGGGAGCGTATCCA GTTTCTGCAGCACCAAAATGATGAGTTGGGTCGCCGCCTGGCCTATGCCACCACCAAAATGGAAGCCATGGAACATGAAGTGGATGCTCGGGGTCAGTACTTAGAGATGGAACTTAACCGCAACAGAGAGGAACTGGAAAAACTTAAGGACAAATTCCGAAG GCTACAGAACAGCTACACCGCCTCCCAGAGAGCCAATCAGGACCTGGAGGAGAAGCTGCATACTCTG ATAAAGAAAGCCGAGATGGACAGGAAAACCTTGGACTGGGAGATTGTGGAGCTCACCAACAAACTGCTGGATGCAAAAACCACTATCAACAAACTGGAAGAGCTGAAT CTTCCCTACAAGCTTCAGGACCTCGTCTCCAAACATATGCAAATTTCTGTCACTTCGCCGGGCTCTGGGCAGGATAGCCCATCAGGCCTTTCACAGTCCGATGTGGTGCCCACCTCCGTCATTGCACGAGTGCTGGAAAAGCCAGAGTCCTTAATTCTAAACTCTGCCACCTCCAGTAGTGGCAGCGGCCCGACGGCAGAGGATGTCTTTGTGCACGTGGACATGAGCGGTTGtggagagagatcgagagagggCCGGCAGCAGCAGAATGGGAGTCTCCAGCACCAGGGCAGTGTAGATAGTACTTCAGAAGATCCACCCACCTTTGAAAAACTCAACCCATATCCTACCCCTCCTCCGCCTCACCCAATGTACCCTGGACGCAAAGTCATTGAGTTCTCCGATGAGAAGGTGAGGATCCCAAAAAACAGCCCACTGCCCAACTGCACCTATGCAACCCGCCAAGCCATTTCTCTCAGCTTAGTGCAAGGGGAGGATGGCAGCCCAGACCGACATCGTACTGTACCCAACAGCCCAGCATCCACAGCTAGCTACCCACAGAGGGCACGCAGCGCAGATAACCCTGCCCGTTCTCCCCTGAGCAGTGCCGCTCCCAGCTCGGCAAGCTCGGAGGAGGACATGTTGGCCAATTGGCAACGAATGTTTGTTGAAAGGGCTGCACCCAGCACAGAGGGGTCTATGGCCCACCGTACATCATACAGCAGGGACACGGCAGTGGAGCTCCAGAAGAGGTTCAGTAGCTCCATGCAGGAACTCAGTATCGCAGCACAGGCTTTTTCTGACCGCGAAAGCTTTGGTCTTAGCTGGGCAGGAAGCAGAGAGTCCAGCTTTGAAGCAGATAGCATGGGAAACCGCAGAGGGCACTTGCCCAATGAGTATGGGAAGGAGTTCTCCCAGGAAGAGGCCCAGGACTTGCTCTCTGGAACagtggaggaggaagaggaggagccagAAGAACATCTGGTGCCTTCAGAGGAAGCAGAAGAGGAGGAGAGAATAATGGAGGAGGAGAGAATAATAGAAGAAGATGTCGTTCAAAAGACTCTGGTAGAGGGAGATGATGGGCTATTTATGGAGAATCGCCCGAGTGCACGCCCGCACCGCAGCCCAAAAAGGATGGGTGTTCATCACCTTCACAGAAAGGACAGCCTGACACGTGCTCAGGAGCAGGGGAACCTGCTCAATTAG
- the tjap1.L gene encoding uncharacterized protein LOC735235 isoform X1 has protein sequence MTSTASTKKPYRKAPPQHRETRHEPPGPREDVPEKVSQEPQTEGERIQFLQHQNDELGRRLAYATTKMEAMEHEVDARGQYLEMELNRNREELEKLKDKFRRLQNSYTASQRANQDLEEKLHTLIKKAEMDRKTLDWEIVELTNKLLDAKTTINKLEELNDRYRQDCNLAVQLLKCNKSHFRNHKFADLPYKLQDLVSKHMQISVTSPGSGQDSPSGLSQSDVVPTSVIARVLEKPESLILNSATSSSGSGPTAEDVFVHVDMSGCGERSREGRQQQNGSLQHQGSVDSTSEDPPTFEKLNPYPTPPPPHPMYPGRKVIEFSDEKVRIPKNSPLPNCTYATRQAISLSLVQGEDGSPDRHRTVPNSPASTASYPQRARSADNPARSPLSSAAPSSASSEEDMLANWQRMFVERAAPSTEGSMAHRTSYSRDTAVELQKRFSSSMQELSIAAQAFSDRESFGLSWAGSRESSFEADSMGNRRGHLPNEYGKEFSQEEAQDLLSGTVEEEEEEPEEHLVPSEEAEEEERIMEEERIIEEDVVQKTLVEGDDGLFMENRPSARPHRSPKRMGVHHLHRKDSLTRAQEQGNLLN, from the exons ATGACCAGCACTGCCTCCACCAAGAAGCCTTACCGTAAAGCTCCGCCGCAGCACCGGGAGACACGGCATGAGCCACCAGGGCCTCGAGAGGATGTGCCGGAGAAAGTGAGTCAG GAGCCGCAGACAGAAGGGGAGCGTATCCA GTTTCTGCAGCACCAAAATGATGAGTTGGGTCGCCGCCTGGCCTATGCCACCACCAAAATGGAAGCCATGGAACATGAAGTGGATGCTCGGGGTCAGTACTTAGAGATGGAACTTAACCGCAACAGAGAGGAACTGGAAAAACTTAAGGACAAATTCCGAAG GCTACAGAACAGCTACACCGCCTCCCAGAGAGCCAATCAGGACCTGGAGGAGAAGCTGCATACTCTG ATAAAGAAAGCCGAGATGGACAGGAAAACCTTGGACTGGGAGATTGTGGAGCTCACCAACAAACTGCTGGATGCAAAAACCACTATCAACAAACTGGAAGAGCTGAAT GACCGGTATCGGCAAGACTGTAACCTTGCTGTGCAGCTCTTGAAATGTAACAAGTCGCACTTCCGGAACCACAAGTTTGCCGAT CTTCCCTACAAGCTTCAGGACCTCGTCTCCAAACATATGCAAATTTCTGTCACTTCGCCGGGCTCTGGGCAGGATAGCCCATCAGGCCTTTCACAGTCCGATGTGGTGCCCACCTCCGTCATTGCACGAGTGCTGGAAAAGCCAGAGTCCTTAATTCTAAACTCTGCCACCTCCAGTAGTGGCAGCGGCCCGACGGCAGAGGATGTCTTTGTGCACGTGGACATGAGCGGTTGtggagagagatcgagagagggCCGGCAGCAGCAGAATGGGAGTCTCCAGCACCAGGGCAGTGTAGATAGTACTTCAGAAGATCCACCCACCTTTGAAAAACTCAACCCATATCCTACCCCTCCTCCGCCTCACCCAATGTACCCTGGACGCAAAGTCATTGAGTTCTCCGATGAGAAGGTGAGGATCCCAAAAAACAGCCCACTGCCCAACTGCACCTATGCAACCCGCCAAGCCATTTCTCTCAGCTTAGTGCAAGGGGAGGATGGCAGCCCAGACCGACATCGTACTGTACCCAACAGCCCAGCATCCACAGCTAGCTACCCACAGAGGGCACGCAGCGCAGATAACCCTGCCCGTTCTCCCCTGAGCAGTGCCGCTCCCAGCTCGGCAAGCTCGGAGGAGGACATGTTGGCCAATTGGCAACGAATGTTTGTTGAAAGGGCTGCACCCAGCACAGAGGGGTCTATGGCCCACCGTACATCATACAGCAGGGACACGGCAGTGGAGCTCCAGAAGAGGTTCAGTAGCTCCATGCAGGAACTCAGTATCGCAGCACAGGCTTTTTCTGACCGCGAAAGCTTTGGTCTTAGCTGGGCAGGAAGCAGAGAGTCCAGCTTTGAAGCAGATAGCATGGGAAACCGCAGAGGGCACTTGCCCAATGAGTATGGGAAGGAGTTCTCCCAGGAAGAGGCCCAGGACTTGCTCTCTGGAACagtggaggaggaagaggaggagccagAAGAACATCTGGTGCCTTCAGAGGAAGCAGAAGAGGAGGAGAGAATAATGGAGGAGGAGAGAATAATAGAAGAAGATGTCGTTCAAAAGACTCTGGTAGAGGGAGATGATGGGCTATTTATGGAGAATCGCCCGAGTGCACGCCCGCACCGCAGCCCAAAAAGGATGGGTGTTCATCACCTTCACAGAAAGGACAGCCTGACACGTGCTCAGGAGCAGGGGAACCTGCTCAATTAG
- the tjap1.L gene encoding uncharacterized protein LOC735235 isoform X4: protein MEAMEHEVDARGQYLEMELNRNREELEKLKDKFRRLQNSYTASQRANQDLEEKLHTLIKKAEMDRKTLDWEIVELTNKLLDAKTTINKLEELNDRYRQDCNLAVQLLKCNKSHFRNHKFADLPYKLQDLVSKHMQISVTSPGSGQDSPSGLSQSDVVPTSVIARVLEKPESLILNSATSSSGSGPTAEDVFVHVDMSGCGERSREGRQQQNGSLQHQGSVDSTSEDPPTFEKLNPYPTPPPPHPMYPGRKVIEFSDEKVRIPKNSPLPNCTYATRQAISLSLVQGEDGSPDRHRTVPNSPASTASYPQRARSADNPARSPLSSAAPSSASSEEDMLANWQRMFVERAAPSTEGSMAHRTSYSRDTAVELQKRFSSSMQELSIAAQAFSDRESFGLSWAGSRESSFEADSMGNRRGHLPNEYGKEFSQEEAQDLLSGTVEEEEEEPEEHLVPSEEAEEEERIMEEERIIEEDVVQKTLVEGDDGLFMENRPSARPHRSPKRMGVHHLHRKDSLTRAQEQGNLLN, encoded by the exons ATGGAAGCCATGGAACATGAAGTGGATGCTCGGGGTCAGTACTTAGAGATGGAACTTAACCGCAACAGAGAGGAACTGGAAAAACTTAAGGACAAATTCCGAAG GCTACAGAACAGCTACACCGCCTCCCAGAGAGCCAATCAGGACCTGGAGGAGAAGCTGCATACTCTG ATAAAGAAAGCCGAGATGGACAGGAAAACCTTGGACTGGGAGATTGTGGAGCTCACCAACAAACTGCTGGATGCAAAAACCACTATCAACAAACTGGAAGAGCTGAAT GACCGGTATCGGCAAGACTGTAACCTTGCTGTGCAGCTCTTGAAATGTAACAAGTCGCACTTCCGGAACCACAAGTTTGCCGAT CTTCCCTACAAGCTTCAGGACCTCGTCTCCAAACATATGCAAATTTCTGTCACTTCGCCGGGCTCTGGGCAGGATAGCCCATCAGGCCTTTCACAGTCCGATGTGGTGCCCACCTCCGTCATTGCACGAGTGCTGGAAAAGCCAGAGTCCTTAATTCTAAACTCTGCCACCTCCAGTAGTGGCAGCGGCCCGACGGCAGAGGATGTCTTTGTGCACGTGGACATGAGCGGTTGtggagagagatcgagagagggCCGGCAGCAGCAGAATGGGAGTCTCCAGCACCAGGGCAGTGTAGATAGTACTTCAGAAGATCCACCCACCTTTGAAAAACTCAACCCATATCCTACCCCTCCTCCGCCTCACCCAATGTACCCTGGACGCAAAGTCATTGAGTTCTCCGATGAGAAGGTGAGGATCCCAAAAAACAGCCCACTGCCCAACTGCACCTATGCAACCCGCCAAGCCATTTCTCTCAGCTTAGTGCAAGGGGAGGATGGCAGCCCAGACCGACATCGTACTGTACCCAACAGCCCAGCATCCACAGCTAGCTACCCACAGAGGGCACGCAGCGCAGATAACCCTGCCCGTTCTCCCCTGAGCAGTGCCGCTCCCAGCTCGGCAAGCTCGGAGGAGGACATGTTGGCCAATTGGCAACGAATGTTTGTTGAAAGGGCTGCACCCAGCACAGAGGGGTCTATGGCCCACCGTACATCATACAGCAGGGACACGGCAGTGGAGCTCCAGAAGAGGTTCAGTAGCTCCATGCAGGAACTCAGTATCGCAGCACAGGCTTTTTCTGACCGCGAAAGCTTTGGTCTTAGCTGGGCAGGAAGCAGAGAGTCCAGCTTTGAAGCAGATAGCATGGGAAACCGCAGAGGGCACTTGCCCAATGAGTATGGGAAGGAGTTCTCCCAGGAAGAGGCCCAGGACTTGCTCTCTGGAACagtggaggaggaagaggaggagccagAAGAACATCTGGTGCCTTCAGAGGAAGCAGAAGAGGAGGAGAGAATAATGGAGGAGGAGAGAATAATAGAAGAAGATGTCGTTCAAAAGACTCTGGTAGAGGGAGATGATGGGCTATTTATGGAGAATCGCCCGAGTGCACGCCCGCACCGCAGCCCAAAAAGGATGGGTGTTCATCACCTTCACAGAAAGGACAGCCTGACACGTGCTCAGGAGCAGGGGAACCTGCTCAATTAG